The following DNA comes from Sphingopyxis sp. BSN-002.
AAATCCTTCGGCATCGGGTGCGAAGCCTGCAACCGGAATGCGGTCGTGCGTGAAGGTGCGCAGCCCGGCCCAGCTGTGACCGATCCGCCGGACGGCAAGCGAGGTATAATGCTCGGTCTTCGCCGCGGCGAGGGCGATGTCATATTCCTCCGGCTGCGCGTCGGTCGGTTCGCTCGGCACCTCATCGACGGGGCAGGCCAGCAGCCGTCCCGACTGGGGCAGCATGTAGAAATCGTCGACCGCGGTTTTGGTGAAAGGCCAGTCGACGATCTTCTGGTCGGGTGGCGCATCGAAGACGATGATCGTCCGGCGCAGGGGCTGGAGGCCCAGCGGTGCGACGCCTGCCATGTGCGCAATCCCATCGCACCAGGCTCCTGCCGCGTTGACGAGGATCGGTGCGGAAAAGCGGTCGCCGGCCGCCGTCGTCGCGACCCAGTTTGCCCCTTCGCGCCCGATCGCGACGACGCGGGCACCCGCGATCGACTGCCCCCCTGCACGCTTGATCGCCGCCCGATAATCCTGCTGCAGCATTTCGCTGTCGAGGCGGCACGCGGTCCGGTCGAGCACGGCCGCGACGATCCCGTCGTCGCCGCAGCGGAGCACCGGCACGATATCGCGCACGGCATCGGCGTCGAGCCGCTCGAGCCCGTCGCTATAGGGCCGCATTTCCGCTTCGAGCGAGTCGAGTTCCGCGAGCATCCCGGCCGGCGCGATGAACAGCGCGGGGGAGGAGTGCGACAGTGCGGTGCCGTTGGCGGTCGGGGTTTCGAAATGTGCGCGGCTGAATGCGGTCATGCCGCGCACCACCGATTTGCCGATGCCGAAATGATAATAGGTCGCGCTGCGACCGCTCGAATGATAGCCGAAGGCGCTTTCGGCTTCGAGCAGGATGGCGCGTCCGTGCGGGGCAAGTCGTGCGGCCGCCGATACGCCGGCAATCCCGCCCCCCACGATCAGAAAATCGGCTGTCTGCAATTCGCGTTCCTTTCCAGCAATCCCTGATGCCACGCTGCGATCGATCTTTGTACAGGTCATTTCCCCGGCAATATTGATTGCCGCCGCAAAGAGCGCCAGAGTTGATGCTTCTGGTCCGGGCGAAAGGGGCAAGGATGCATGCTGTCGAGGCCTTCGAGCTGGTGCTCGGGCTGCTGGCGCTCGTCGTGGCGCTCTACCAGCTGGCACTGAAGCTGCGCTGGCCGCCTGCGACCGCGCTACTCGTCGGCGGCGGCGCGCTTGCCTTCGTGCCCGGGTTGCCGGCGATCTCGCTCGACCCCGAACTCGCACTCGTCCTGTTTCTGCCGCCGCTGCTGATGGACGGCGCCTATTATACCGCGCTCGGCCGCTTTCGCCGGCATCTGCCGGGCATCCTGTCGCTCGCGGTGGGCGCGGTGGTGTTCACCACGCTGGTCGTCGGGGTCGTCGTCCACTGGATCATGCCGGCGCTGCCATGGGCGGCGTGCTTCGCACTGGGGGCGATCGTCTCGCCGCCCGATGCGGTGTCGGCGCGCGCGGTGCTGAAGGGCGTAACCCTGCCGCGGCGGCTGTCGGCGCTGCTCGAAGGTGAAAGCCTGCTCAACGATGCGACCGGGCTCATTCTTTTCCGCTTCGCCGTTGCCGCAACCCTGAGCGGGGTGTTCGATTTCGGCGAAGCCGTGCAGAGCTTCACCGTGGTCGCGCTCGGCGGGGTCGTGGTCGGCGCCGCGGTCGGAGCGCTGTGGATCTTCGTCGCGAGGCGGCTGCGCGACCGGATGCTCGTGGTTCTTGCCAATCTCGCGCTATGCTGGGCCGCCTATCTCGCCGGCGAGGCAGCGCATGTGTCGGGCGTGATCGCGACCGTCACCGCGGGGCTGATGCTCGGCTGGTACCAGCATGTGATCCTGTCCGCGGATATCCGCCTCGTCGGCAATTCGGTGTGGCAGATCCTCGTCTTCGTGCTCGAAGCGCTCGTTTTCATCCTGATCGGCTTTTCGTTGCGCGGCGCGATCGAGCGGATCGGCGGCATCGACGGCATGCCGGCCTCGACCGTCGCCGTGATCGCGGCGGTCGTCGCAACGATCGTGGTGGCGCGCTTCGTCTGGATATTTCTGTCCGAAGCGCTGCTCGAAGCGGCGCAGAGGGTGGGGATCAGCCGCGCGCGTCCGCTCGGCTGGCGGCAGGCGACCGTGCTCGGCTGGGCGGGGATGCGCGGGGTGGTGACGCTGGCGGTGCCGCTGACCCTGCCCGTCGACATGCCGGGGCGCGACCTGATGCTGATCTGTGCCTTCGCGGCGATTTTCGTTACCGTGGTTGTGCAGGGGTCGAGCCTCGGCTGGCTCATCGGCAAGGTCCGCCCGGTCGATGCCGATCCGCCCGCGAAGATGGCGATGCCCGCGGCCGAAGCCGCTATGGCGCGCGCGCGGATGGATGTTATCGAACGCTGCGCCTATGATGCCGAGGGGACGCTGATCCATCCCATGATGCTCCAGGAGCATCAGAAGCGGATGCAGTTCATGGAGCGCTATGCCGCCGATGCCGATGCCGCGATGGAGGATCTTCGGCCGCATTTTGCGATATTGCTCGAGGCGATCGCCGCGAGCCGTGCGGAACTGAT
Coding sequences within:
- a CDS encoding FAD-dependent oxidoreductase; the encoded protein is MQTADFLIVGGGIAGVSAAARLAPHGRAILLEAESAFGYHSSGRSATYYHFGIGKSVVRGMTAFSRAHFETPTANGTALSHSSPALFIAPAGMLAELDSLEAEMRPYSDGLERLDADAVRDIVPVLRCGDDGIVAAVLDRTACRLDSEMLQQDYRAAIKRAGGQSIAGARVVAIGREGANWVATTAAGDRFSAPILVNAAGAWCDGIAHMAGVAPLGLQPLRRTIIVFDAPPDQKIVDWPFTKTAVDDFYMLPQSGRLLACPVDEVPSEPTDAQPEEYDIALAAAKTEHYTSLAVRRIGHSWAGLRTFTHDRIPVAGFAPDAEGFFWLAGQGGYGLQTAPAMAAATEALVTGGSWPAGLADRGVGRADLAVERLRIGGAPT
- a CDS encoding Na+/H+ antiporter, which encodes MHAVEAFELVLGLLALVVALYQLALKLRWPPATALLVGGGALAFVPGLPAISLDPELALVLFLPPLLMDGAYYTALGRFRRHLPGILSLAVGAVVFTTLVVGVVVHWIMPALPWAACFALGAIVSPPDAVSARAVLKGVTLPRRLSALLEGESLLNDATGLILFRFAVAATLSGVFDFGEAVQSFTVVALGGVVVGAAVGALWIFVARRLRDRMLVVLANLALCWAAYLAGEAAHVSGVIATVTAGLMLGWYQHVILSADIRLVGNSVWQILVFVLEALVFILIGFSLRGAIERIGGIDGMPASTVAVIAAVVATIVVARFVWIFLSEALLEAAQRVGISRARPLGWRQATVLGWAGMRGVVTLAVPLTLPVDMPGRDLMLICAFAAIFVTVVVQGSSLGWLIGKVRPVDADPPAKMAMPAAEAAMARARMDVIERCAYDAEGTLIHPMMLQEHQKRMQFMERYAADADAAMEDLRPHFAILLEAIAASRAELIRIHRAGLIEDEVLHELERDLDIEQMAITFQRGD